In Lycium barbarum isolate Lr01 chromosome 9, ASM1917538v2, whole genome shotgun sequence, the DNA window AAACAACAGTGTATACAACATACTGGCGAATCATTCTTTCGTAAAACTTTTTCGAAAGATTAGTCCATATCAACTGCCGGGGTTCTGGAGCATCCATAACAGTCCACGTGTCAACTATCGGGGCGTGTAAATTCTGTGATGCTGAAGCTGCAGCTAACCTGCTGTTGAAAAAAACTAGCGCAGAAGACTGTTGTTTCTCTTTGAGAGTCGCCTTCTGTTCAGCTTCTAACAGTTGGATCAACTCCTTAATCTTATCATTATAGAATTCAATTGAATCCACCTTTTCACCGATCATACCAAATAAACCAGTTTTGTGTGAGGGTCTTATTGCATCAGGATTTGTTTTCTTTGACTCTGCATAGATGGCTTCAGCACGTTCAAGCTTCTTTTTATACCCTTCCAACTCTTCGTAAATTTTGTTCACCTGATAAAAATCACGCTGTAAATCTACAAGAAATTTTAAATTTAAGCTAATGAACTACTAATAGAAACTCATATCCTTTGATAATCACACAAGCATCCACACAGTATTAAGGAAATAATTACATGCTCGGACCGCTCTAAAAAATAATAGCCAGAAATtgtatacaacaacatacccagtaaaatTCCACACagtggggtctgggagggtagagtgtaaaCAGACCtcacagaccttacctctaccttctaccttgggaggtagagaggttgtttccagtAGACCCTCAGCACAAGAACAAGCAATGCAAAGCAGTATAAAAAAGTCATGGCAAAATACATGTTCAGACCACTCTAAAAATTAATAGCCAGAAAATGTATAtcttttgtatattaagtataaatatacatagcGTATACATACAAAAAACAACATACCCCGTGTAATCCCACTTGTGGGTATGAGGAAGGTAGGATGCACGCAGACCTTATCCTTACTTTTGTGGGGTAGAGgctgtatatacatatcatatacatgaatatacatataACAAACATTTTAactacatataatatacatattaatacataattagtgtatatgttttgtatattttggctagttcCTGTAATTAATTTTAGCCAACGGGGTAAAAATGAAAAAGCCCTATTACACATGACAAATGACGAGCATAATGAGCACAAGCGCATCCTTCAAATATCCAATAAATAAAGGTAGGTCGGAATTGGTGAAAACTCGAAGGACTTTAGACTTTCGGAACAAAATGCAGAATGTTTCATTATGTGAAATGAGCATGCGTAAGTGGAAAAACACTGAAAAAGTACAGAGAATGTGGAATCTGGGATATTACCTTCTTATTGTCCGTCACCACCATTGATCGATAAAATGTTTCAGGGTAGATTTGTCTAAAGAATGAATCGATCTGCTCTTTTTTACTTTGACCGTCAGAGACAGCAGGAATATCCCTGACAAGAATAGCAAATTGATCGGCTCGGACTTCTGGAGACATAAGAGCTTTAGCTCTCAATTCTGTAACATGCTTGTAAGCTCTCCACAAAAAGAAGTAAGCAACAATAGAAACCCAATATGTGGCAACTATAAATGCCCACAACCGCGGACCTGATTTCTGCAACACCAATGGGAAAAAAAGGAAATATAAGAATTCATTGAGCGACAATAAAACGAAGAGAAATAAAAATAACAGTGGATGCACAGGTTATCTACGACAAATCAGAATCCTTTTTGGTTATTGTAAATAACATCCCATATGGTAGCAATTAAAAGGGATAATTAAATTTTTTTGGACTGCTCAAAAAATAATAACCAGCAAATGTACAGGTTTTGTATgttaaatataaatatacatactgtatacataaatatacatagaatatacacaatCAATGTATATATTTTGGCTGACGGCCATAATTAAATTCGACCgacgggccaaaaatgaaaaaaacccGTTACACATGACGCCCATAAAATAGACACTAGCTATCTAAATAATGTTGCATAACCAAATTAGGCTAATTTAAAACCCTGAGGACAATGGTTTACATAAATTTACAGATATTGTTAAGGAAAAGTCAAAAGAACTTACGCCAACATGCCCCATAGATAACCTATCAAGTTGAGTGAAAGTCCCGTTGCTGGTGGTGTTGACTGCCCTTAtactatgatcagttgaagcaacTGGTAAAAGTACAGGCAGCAGTACGAGGGCGGAGAAGGCAAATATTCCCAAGGCTGAAAAACAAATGGTGTTAGTACAAGAATTTACACTCTCACGTTCAGTTTAGGATTAAAAAATCTATGTCAAATGAAATCTTTTTGACGTTTCAACAATTTAGCTACactaaaatacaacaacaacatactcaatgTAATCCAACAAGTGGACTACTGAAAATGGACTACTTGGAATCCCTAACTTGTATAAATCATGCTATATCTTTTTTCTCTATAACACAACACTTGAGCCCAAACAAATAACAACAAATTTTGTAGCATTTAGAGGTATTTGAATTATGTTATCTCTTGGAGAACTTTTCTCATTATCAAAACTCAACTTGTTTTGTTTTAGAAAATGGCTCGACTTTAAAAAGTATTTCTTAAAACAATTTTCAAGACccgcattttggaaaacattccgTCTTGTGATCCAAACACATTTTACGCCTTAATATTGATAAACTTTCCAAAAACATTTTGTAAAACctgttggaaataataattcaaaattgtagaaAACCAAATTTGATTAGGATTTGGTATTTTAGTTCatgtctagttaggatttatAATCAAATTAATATAGAAATAGATTTTCCTGTTTTGAGTAAAAGTAGGTTTCTTACTGTTATAAATAGGGTTGTTACTAGCTATTTTCATAATAAGATAAAACAAGAgagaataagagatattatgaagtTTTTAGAGATCCATAAAGTTTAgtcaataaaatattttcctttaaatTGGTATCAAAGGTTCTACGATTATGGTAGAGAATCAAATAGCTTCCGCTGCCGGCGGGCGGCACTAGCCAATATGTGTCACCCGTCTGGCCAAGAATTATGTACGCAAACATCTGGCCAATGATTATGATGGGCAGTTTATGTTGGCAGCGGGGCCAATGATATGCATGAAAGACAATCATGTTGAGAAGTACTGATAAAAATATTACAAGTTTAAAGAGATGCAAGAAAATATGCACAAGAGGAAGGAACTGTCTTTTTTAAAAATTGGAGAAGTGGGCTAAGCAAAATTTGAGTGTTGGTGACAAACTGCATCTACGGGGTTGGAGACAAGTGCTTCAACACAATTTGGTGTTGGAGACAAGTACATCAACAGGGTTGGAGAAAAGTGCTTCAATAAAAATTTAGTATTGGTGACAAAGTGCATCAATGGGGTTGGAGACGGGTGCTACAACAAAATTAAGTgttggtgagaaagtgcatcaacggGGTTGAAGACAAGTGTTTCAACAAAATTAGCGTTGGTGACAAGTGCATCAACGGGGTTGGAGACAAGTGCTTGAACAAAAATTGAAGGAAGATGACAAGTGCATCAACGAGGTTGGTGACAAGTGCATCAACGGGGTTGGAGACAAGCGCTTCAACAAAATTTGGTGTTGGTGACAAGTGCATCGACGGAGTTGAAGACAAGTACTTCAACAAAATTTGGTGTTGGTGACAAGTACATCGACAAGGTTGAAGACAAGTGCTTCAACAAAAATTGGAAGATGGTGAGTGAcagttgaagagaaagtgcttcaacaattgatgaGTTAGAAACAAGTGTCTTAGCAATTTGAAGATGGTAACAAGTAGATCAAGAATTTgatatacaattttgaattacgggagaatgttgaaaataaaaatcaaaattgTAGGAAACCAAATTTGATTAGGATATGGTATTTCAGTTGATGTCTAGTTAGtatttatagtcaaattaataTGGGAATAGATTTTCCCGTTTTGAGTTAAAATAAGTTTCTTACTATTAAATAGGAGTGCTACTAGCTATTTTcataataaaagaaaacaagaaagaataAAAGATATTGTGGAGTTTTTAGAGATCCATAAAGTTAgtcaataaaatattttccttcaaaacCTAATCAAACTCCAATTATCCCAAGAAGATTTTTCCATAAAACTTTCATTAAAAATTGAACAAAAACAAAATCCAAACAGTTCAAATTTTCTTGTTTGTCACCCCAACTGTCCATACTCTACTTGAAAGGAAAGGACATACTTGGTAGTTAtagaaagggaaaagggtcaaatttacccttcaAGTATGGTTTATAATTTAAATTTGCCCTCCGTTAAAGTTTGAGATCAAATTTTCCCTCTTCGTTAGGATATTTGTTATATTTGTCCTTTTTTGGATGAAAGTGTGACTTGGACTAAAAAATTAGCCACGTAGACTTTCAAATCCAATTATTTTAACCCGTGACCCGTTTACCCATCGTATAACATAATAAACCCTAATccttttattttagaaaatagaAAATACAAAAGAGAGGGAACGGACAGGGGAATCAGCGACTTGGGTAACATTCAGTAGATCCATTACCCAGCCTGACTAACATTCAGTAGCTGACTAACATTACCCAGCCTTTGCATGCAAAAGAGCAGATTCTATTACAATAGCTTTCTATTTCCAAAGCAAGCTACTGAATGATCCAAAAGTGAAGGTTAAAGAGATGAGGGCAGAATTGAAAGTAGCCTTTAATGTTAATGTTAGTCACCAAAAGTGCAAGAGGGCCGAGAGGATGATATTGGAAGAACTTGATGGTAGTTATAATGATGAGTGCAACAAGTCAGAGGGTTACGCAAATGAATTGAGCAAGAGCAATCCTGGAAGTGATACTGTAATCAGCAGTAGCAGAGCAGTTGATTCCCTTGTCCGTTCCCTTTCTTTtgtattttctaaaataaaaggACTAGGGTTTATTATTTTATATGATGGGTAAATGGGTCACGGGTTAAAATAATTGGGTTTGGAAGTCTACGTGGAGCCTACGTGGCTAATATTTTAGTCCAAGTCACACTTCCATCCAAAAGAGGGCAAATATAACAAATATTCTAATCGGGAggacaaatttgatcccaaactttgacagagggcaaatttaaactatagatcatacttggagggtaaatttgacccttttttacCTTATAGAAAAGACAAAGGTTGAGCAAACCAACAATGGACTCAAAAAATATACTTTTGAACCAAAAAGTATTTACCACAACAGACAAAATCTGCCACTACATATAACAACAACAAATTAGAGAATTGGaattattccaaaaaaaaaaaaacagtaatcAACTGAAAATGCACCCCTAATATTAGAAAAGGTAAACGTAATTTACTTAGTTAAGGTTATCCATTTTTCCTTTCAAGTTTAACCTGTATacactcgtttttttttttaattacacatggggtaggggaaggggaaacaGGAAaagggattacaatgtggggattcgaaccctcacaaACACGGGGAAAGTTCAagtagtcaaccaactgagctactaaatcCCTAGTAACTTGTATACACTTACATCACATTATAAAATAGTTTTTACACTACTAAGTAGTAGCATCTAAATGTACAAATGTAGTAGAATGAGTAGGTCGGCCTACAAAATGACTACGAATAACTGTCTCTAATAAATGGAACTGGCTACAAAGAAAAGAAGGCTGACATTataacaagttaaattatgtaaacATTCTTTGCACCTTAAGGGGtagtttggttggaaacaagttatcccaggataacTTAATCTGGGATTAGTTATCTCAGGATTAGTTATTCCATCCTCCCACAgtgataaaataacactacaatctcCAAAAAACTAATTCTGGAATTAGTTATACCACCATTTTTtcccaaccaaacgtgggataaattcatctcaaatataatctcGAAATTATTTATCTTTATCCCTTATACCAAACAAGCCCTAAGTGTATGATGATAAGTTAAATAGTttttcccaaaaattatttttcttactTGGACTTGTAAATTAGACTCTTTGCACTTGTGTATGATAAGTTAAATAATTTTTcccaaaactattttttttaactcGTACTTTTCACCAAAACCTCCTCTGTGTAGTAAAAGAAGATCCTAATAAGCCGGTTTAATTAGTTTCGCTTTGAAAGCAACCACTTGCTTTCCTCATTATGCTTCTTACCAAACACTCTACCCCACAAAAATTACCAAATGTAAAAAGTACCAAAACTATAGTTTACAAAAATAATGCTGGAAATTTAAAAATACACAAACATTAGGGTATTTTTTTTGTTGCTCATCCGGTGGTCGACAACGGCCCGACTAACTCTAAACTCGCGCTAGAAAGTTCTACGGTAAACAGAGGCGGAGCCAGTAAGGGGAGGAGGTTCCGAACCCCCTTGGCTAAAAATTACACTAtaatacaaggttaaaattattttttcataGACGTCGAACCTATTACCTCTTAGTgcgtttacttttttatattttttaacccCTCGATAAAAATCCTGCCTACACCACTGACAGTAAAGTGCTCTGACAAAAGCGACTCCGTGAGTAGGCTCGAATTCGAAAACTTTAGTTAAGACCGAGTACTTACGTTCCACCACAACTTTGTTGGTACACTAAATCTACTTGAAAAAACATAATATTGCTTAAAATTTACCATAGAActgaaagataaaaaaaaaagataaatttaaTTATTTACCAGTGCCAAGGAAAACAAAGTAGACAGCAGTATCAACACCAGACATGTTGATAATATCAGTTTCAGATGAAGACATAGCTTCTCGGATCCAAGCAAACGGGTTACGGGCCATATACCCGCCTTCAACCGGGTTCATACCTTTAAGGATCCGGTTTGGATAATACACCTCAGCGTTACCTGGTTTTCTTGAAAGCCATGTAAATAACAACATTAAAACCACAAATATAATAAAAGAAGTTGCTAAAGATGTCAAGAATGAAGGAAAATCCATCTTCGGTTCTCTAgaaattcaaatttttttttttctgtttttggtTTATATTTCTGCTACCTTGTATGGTTTTTTGTATTGGGTTGGTTTTTTCctggtttttttttatttgttaagGAGCATTGAAAGCTGGGAAATTAAAAGTAACCGTTCTAAGGGAAAATGGAGTGGTGGGTTATATATAAAGCCATTTGGTACGCAAGATAAGgtgaatattttaaaattaagttTGAAATATAATTTATACTGTATTTAGTTAACggtatattttatattgcatttggTTGATCGTACACAAGTTATATGGCGTTTGATTGACGGTACAATCAAGCAAATGCAATATAAATTGTATGAAAAATTTAATCTTGAgatatttcactttatctcattaaatttgaatttattttatctCATTTctcaaatgaaatgaaataaattagcAAAACTTAGTTTTCCCGGACTATAATCTCGAAATGATTTATAAtctgtttggtcaagcttctaaaattagcttattttaaaaaatactttttttaaaagtacttttcaaaaaagcactTTAGCGAAATAGCAGAAATataaaccaaaataaaaaagtacttttgagcaacaattagtgtttggccaagcttttaaaaaatacttctatttgtatttttctcaaaagtacttttcaaaaaagtgcttttgggcaaaagctgtttttttagcttctgaaaaactgtttctgctactccccagaagcacttattttctcccaaaagtttggccaaacacctcattttttttcaaataagtacttattgcaaaaataaatacttttgggaaaaaaataagcttggtcaaacaggctattaatcAGGAACCAAACGATCCCTTAGTGATTGCGTGGGAATAATGTGTGTGTTATGTGTGTTGATTTTCTTTATCATTTCAGTGTCGACTTCTTTTAATgcagagaaagaaagaaagaggcgAAGGgaatttgaaaaaagttggaAGAGttaagagagaaagagagagaaggaGGGGTGATAAGGAAGCAAAGTGGTATAGGTGTCAGATTAGGGACAGAGTTTAAAGAAGACTGAAAAGGTGAAGTGTTGTTTGTATCCTTTAGAATGACAATGACTAGATTACCCTAGCTCTGATTATTGTTCCATTTTATATGACTGTAAAAGGGAAAAAATTaggaaaataaaaaggaaaaagatttTGGTTTATATGAAAAGTATCATTAATTGGTGATTTAAAATGTATaatcatatttttataattattaaaatATGTCATTAAGAATAAGTAAATGTTTAAACAGATATATGCAGTTTAATTAGGGATTTAGTATAAAAGAAAATGTCTTGCGCCAATAAATGAAAgtaattttttaaaagagaatatTTTCTTTAAATTGAACATTTAACCTATAGACAATGAGTACATCAAGTAAAATATTTTCCACCCTAGCTACCTACCCTCATCAATAGCTTTTGATTAAGTATTAATGGCAAATTattaaatcaacaaaactaaACCCTATTTCCAATCGAAAGGGTGAAAACTATAATAAATGGACTATATATAGGAGTATAAATATAAGCAACATCCAAATGACATTCCAAATTTAATAATTTAGCTGGTGGCGCAGGGGAGAGGAGCAAAATGAATTTGATAATTAATTAATGTTTGTTTTTATTAGTATCACAACTTCTGTCTCATTCACCAAGATCTTTCGTCATTTGTTAATAAGGGAGATTTGTGGATATCCAAGGTCCGCGTGCCACCATTATTAAATTGTTTATGGGAGTTAAGAGGTGTGTGGaaagtaatattaaaaaattgTTTACGGTGGGTGTTATCTTGGATAATATATACTACCTTATACCTTTTCTCTGTTATGTTTCAAAAGGTTGATTTGTTTTCATATGCAAAATCCATCTAAATTTGACGACATATATTATTACAATAAGAATTAACCTTTCTAGTTCTAGAGAACTAAAAGATTTTAAGGACCCCTCTAGTTTTCACTTAAAGAGGATTTATTTCACCTTTACAGCATTTCTAAACTCTGATTGGTTGGCTCATTAAGACCGGATACATGGATAGCTTCTTGGATTTATCATTAAATTTGATCTGGACACTTAGAATTATGACATATTTTGATTGAGCATCTGAACTTATAATAAAGTATTTTTATTAGATATTTctaattaaaattttgaaaaagtttCTGCACGTATTTTCATGCGTCCATTACGTAAAAAGTTAATCACTTAAAATATGTAATCTACTTTAATATAAGCATTATCCTCAATAAATAGTAAAATTTTATACCTATTCTAATTTGtgttgatgtgtataattaaatgaGGTAATTTATTTTATGTGGCTATGTATGGACATTTGATAATACaaataaaaaaattctaaaaTTTGAAGTGAAAATATCTAATAGAAACATTTTATATATGTTTAAATGTTCAATTAAGACATATCATAATTCGAATATCTAAATAAAATTTAGAGATAAATTTGTAAGCTTGTGGATTGTATTCCTCCTtcattttaattttttgtatataaTCTTAAAATTATTAGGACATTGTTTATTGAAGAATTTATTTGAAGACTTTTTTTAGAAGGCTTTGTGTACCATTATCATCATTTGGGGAAGAAGAGGAGCTTTCCGGATTCTCGCCCTTTTTATTGCTCTGTCCTGACAAGACGAATCAGTGTTAGCAGCGTGTGACAAACGACAAAAATCTAATTGGAAGCTAGCGAAAGTGTTTGTTAGTCGTTTGGTTTGGTTGGTGTGATAAGACATACAAGAATATCTTATAGGTTGAATATTTGATGAGATTATTTTATCACACCTTTTATATGAGATAATATATTCTATTATTTATACTGAAATGGTGGGATTGTTTACACGAGAAATCGTTACAGTTGAATTTATGTACGTGATTAAGAACACGTGTGTATGcggtaaaaaccgggtatatgttaaaccggtgagaccaaaggccgagggaagaaagggacaagaacGCGCATGAAGGCTCCCGTTCTAAACCGGGGGAACGCTTAGACCGAAGCAAAGGAAGgacatcatttggtccggtcctTTCATGACCgggttgttcgaggccgtatgtccgtttgatcgtggccgatGGTCCGGGAaatccgttgcgcggttgccacgcgtcgatggcgtcctgctatgttcaactgccaatcgtacgggtgttaGATCGTACGGTCCACTtaatccaacctaacccaactcagagcttttttcattattattttattactagataacttgtccgcgcttcgcgcggtctgTCATATCATTTATAAATTAAATTACTATAAAAGAGACAAGCTATAAATAAAAACATATAATGTAAGACGTACATATTAAAGAAATCAAATGTGTaagggaaaaaaaataattaaaataattcCTCGAGTCTCATTACTTTGATATTCAGAAacaaaacgatttcagaaagttCGCAAAAAATTCTATTATACTCGCAAAAAGTGCATTCATTATTTGTTGTAGATCAATAAATAATGAggtttcatcaaattcatgaataacaCTATTCGTAGATTATGGACAAAATAATCCCGAGCATGATAAAAACATAACTTTCTAGTATAATACGGAAGCAAGAGAACCATctttaaatatattttaaaattgttATTATAATAACAGTCAATTGGAGAAACTTCTAAACTTATATTAAATCACAATAAAATACACCATTTTCCAATGgttcctagtttttttttttttttttttttcaaatacacCTAAACATTAGCAGTAAAACACAGGGAAGAGCCGGCTATTTGGCCAGCAACCCAATATTCAGAAATATCTTTTTcatgttttcttttatatttttttctctaCTTTTACATTCACTTCGTGTTTTGTTAAAGATTCTAAAATCACTTCACTAATCCTCTTAATCACGCCACCATCTATCCATATACAACAAAAAGACTTCTGCTAGAGTAATAATCTCTTAATTACATATTATCCTTTCACAGCAAAAATCTCCTTAACTTCTAACCGAGTTAATGATACAATCACTTTTTGTAAAATTCCTGAACCGAAATATTAGAAAACGTGCGATTTATAACATATATgccctgtttcaatttatgtgattgCACTTTCATTTTAATCTatcaaaaaagaatgatacatttctatatttagaaataattaatTTAAATATTCCACTTTTACCTTTTaaaaccacacaaatatctatgaattattttagatcacaattcaaaagttttcatttctttcttaaactccgtgcctaatcaaactatatcacataaattgagatggaggaaATATTAAATCTACATATACATCTTTCTAAGTATTAATCGTCCTAGAATATCTAGAGTTATTATGAACATTTAAATTTATTATATATAATTAAATTTTTTAGCTTTTATTATATTTCTGTTCTTTATCATACAACACCAAGTCTTCGTTTCAAAAAACCTCTCCTCACAGTTCGCGTGATACCCTTTTCATTCTTGCAAATACAATCCACTCACATGCAATCGGAATGATATTCCTATAGACATGCACATTGGATATTTACATAAAATTCACCATAATTTCACTACAACATAATTAAATTTAATGACAATTTCAATCAAATACTTCAAATCCAACAATACATTACAGAAGAAATACCCAAAAGAAAAATACTTGAAATTTCTACCTGTGTAATTTTGAAACTTTTCCATAAGATTGAAGACCAAATGATTCTCTTGGTTCTATACAATACGTTATCACTAAAAgctgataaaaaaaattatcaatcaaAAATCAAAACACCCCTAAGAAGAAGAATCAAACAAAAACATGGCACCCAAATTCCAACTAATTAAATATCATAAAAAGgataagaaaagaaattaaattgAGATCTCAAGACAGAGAGAATGAGAGGATAAAAAGAGATCTTACCTAGGGTGATTGACGAATTTATGAAGGGCCTCTGCATATGTCTGTGACCCTAACCATGTAATTCTTTGATTTAAAAATATGTGTTTAACACCTTTTTGGCACATCTCTGTGCATCATGGTTTAAACACATTACTATTAAGTCTGCAATAATTTTTTGTGCAAACATCACTTGCAACTTATTCGTCGCCCCGTCATCTGTTCGAAAATGAGCATGCTTCATTTTGAATTCCTGCTCTTTTGGACTGTACATTAGAATCTTTGTCTAAGTAATTTATTCTGAATGCAACTTGCGTGCCTTAGCTTTGCTTGATTGCTTCATTTGGAAAAAGAATTTCGTTGATTAATATCATACGAGTGTACTAACTTCTGCTAAGAATATAACATTGCAGCCAGCTACAAGGGGATCTATAGATTTGCGATTATGCTTTTGCCATTCTTGGTACGATCATgacttttaaaattttataacACAGGATGTGAAAgggaaaaatgagaaaaagaCTAATGAATATGAATGATGAAATGTAGGATCTGCCGTTTTTGGCACCTTTTGGTTCGTGGTTGTAACTGTTAACCGGTTTCATTAAGTAAGAGAAGTAATATGTAATCAAAGCTATAAAAAAAACTGAAACTTTACTGCTACGTACGGGGTTGAATGCTATATTTGTTGTATGAGACTTTTATTATTCCATAGGTTATTAGtagaaatgaacaaaaaaaaaaactataaaaatgagaaaaatgccaaaaaaaaggagaaaaaagaaaaatgctaatagaggccatagagaggtgtcacatcaccttgtctatgcctagctttatattatatatagattcatGTTGTGTGAAGTCCATGGGGGCACTATTATAAAT includes these proteins:
- the LOC132609136 gene encoding CSC1-like protein ERD4 yields the protein MDFPSFLTSLATSFIIFVVLMLLFTWLSRKPGNAEVYYPNRILKGMNPVEGGYMARNPFAWIREAMSSSETDIINMSGVDTAVYFVFLGTALGIFAFSALVLLPVLLPVASTDHSIRAVNTTSNGTFTQLDRLSMGHVGKSGPRLWAFIVATYWVSIVAYFFLWRAYKHVTELRAKALMSPEVRADQFAILVRDIPAVSDGQSKKEQIDSFFRQIYPETFYRSMVVTDNKKVNKIYEELEGYKKKLERAEAIYAESKKTNPDAIRPSHKTGLFGMIGEKVDSIEFYNDKIKELIQLLEAEQKATLKEKQQSSALVFFNSRLAAASASQNLHAPIVDTWTVMDAPEPRQLIWTNLSKKFYERMIRQYVVYTVVFLTIFFYLIPIGFVSALTTLDNLMKILPFLKPVVKQKAIKTVLEAFLPQLALILFLALLPKFLLFLSRAEGIPSESHVTRAASGKYFYFSVLNVFIGVTLGGTLFTNFKNVENNPNSIFLVLAESLPKNATFFLTFVALRFFVGYGLELSRIVPLIIFHLKKKYMCKTEAEIKEAWAPGDLSYATRFPGDMLIMTIVLCYSVIAPIIIPFGVVYFGLGWLLLRNQALKVYVPSFESYGRMWPHIHTRMLAALILYQVTMCGYFGVKMFKPTPVLFPLPIFSLIFALICQKRFRRFFISPALEVVSHELKEVPNLEIAFRSFIPPCLSAGKSDEHQFEDALSHVSKTGSSSV